Proteins encoded together in one Desulfosporosinus meridiei DSM 13257 window:
- a CDS encoding ammonium transporter: MDTGDTAFILVSSAMVLLMTPGLALFYGGMVRKKNVLGTFMHSWITIGLISLQWILIGFTLAFGTDQHGLIGGLDWLGLNGVGMDPNPDYAATLPAIVFMGFQMMFAVITPALISGSIAERMRFPAFILFILLWATFVYDPVAHWVWGIGGFLRNLGALDFAGGNVVHISSGYSALIAALVLGKRKGLGKESMAPHHLPMTVLGAGLLWFGWFGFNAGSALGANGLAGMVFVNTNTAAAAAAVAWALVERMHRGKTTMLGVASGAISGLVAITPACGFVTPLASIVIGLIGGLVCYIAISILKAKFGYDDALDAFGCHGIGGTWGALATGLFATKTINSAGADGLLYGNPAQLGIQATSVLVTVVFAIAATFIILKVIGLVTKLRVNEEQEANGLDLSLHGETAYSEFI; encoded by the coding sequence ATGGATACGGGAGATACAGCCTTTATACTAGTATCCTCAGCTATGGTTTTGCTGATGACCCCTGGTTTGGCGCTTTTCTATGGAGGTATGGTTCGTAAAAAGAATGTTCTTGGGACATTTATGCATAGTTGGATTACTATCGGACTTATTTCGCTGCAATGGATTTTAATAGGGTTCACCTTAGCTTTTGGAACTGATCAACATGGTTTAATTGGAGGGCTAGATTGGTTGGGTTTAAATGGAGTTGGAATGGATCCTAATCCAGACTATGCTGCCACTCTTCCTGCAATTGTCTTTATGGGATTTCAAATGATGTTTGCTGTAATAACCCCTGCTTTAATTAGCGGCTCAATTGCGGAACGGATGCGTTTTCCAGCATTTATATTATTTATTCTTTTATGGGCAACCTTTGTTTATGATCCAGTAGCACACTGGGTTTGGGGTATTGGCGGGTTCTTAAGAAATCTTGGAGCACTTGATTTCGCAGGAGGAAATGTGGTTCATATTAGCTCAGGATACTCAGCCTTAATTGCTGCCTTAGTCCTTGGAAAGCGTAAAGGCCTGGGTAAAGAATCCATGGCACCCCATCACCTGCCAATGACTGTTTTAGGTGCTGGGCTCCTGTGGTTTGGCTGGTTTGGCTTTAATGCCGGGAGTGCCTTGGGTGCAAATGGGTTAGCAGGTATGGTCTTTGTTAATACGAATACAGCCGCCGCTGCAGCTGCAGTCGCGTGGGCCTTAGTAGAACGAATGCATAGGGGAAAAACCACGATGCTTGGTGTAGCCAGTGGAGCTATTAGCGGTTTAGTTGCTATTACTCCGGCTTGCGGATTCGTAACCCCCCTCGCCTCTATAGTAATAGGTTTAATTGGCGGTTTAGTTTGTTACATTGCTATCAGTATACTCAAAGCAAAATTCGGCTATGATGACGCGCTTGATGCTTTTGGATGTCATGGAATCGGAGGCACCTGGGGAGCTCTGGCAACAGGACTCTTTGCGACGAAAACAATCAATTCCGCCGGCGCTGATGGACTGCTTTACGGAAATCCTGCCCAGTTAGGAATCCAAGCGACAAGTGTTTTAGTGACAGTGGTGTTTGCTATCGCGGCTACATTCATAATCTTAAAAGTTATTGGTCTGGTAACCAAGCTACGGGTAAATGAAGAACAAGAGGCCAATGGCTTAGATTTATCACTACACGGAGAAACTGCTTATTCAGAGTTTATTTAA
- a CDS encoding DUF445 domain-containing protein, whose amino-acid sequence MNYHKKANLTLATVFILFIGAAVIQHYNPNDLKIRLVNFVLEAALVGGIADWFAVTAIFQKPLGWGFHTALIPRNREKVIEAVASMVQSELLRMDLIRQRIEKVPVMDSLIKYLDRKGGSEYLAEKLAPYLQGYLEKQAPNQLAKRLSDFLQANSQAWNLAVRLQAGSRWALNKGYIDQGLDQIAEGLWDKASQMETRQIIIKYLEKIKQEKVSNGGAIFRTLLGFVEKSDGLNLDEAADALQVELLLTLRRLKDHNNPLRLSLKDKLVEEVELLIEDPEFCTWMDTWKESVLADPLTERFLETVISTAIKSAITPSKTMEPTVLEHLLKHYMEKIWHNLKNDQAFCQEANSFLVDILCRVIYNEHDVIGNMVRETLAEYTDQDLNQFVQDKAGNDLQWIRINGSMIGGFVGLSLFLFLEFIYNPFVMPALMNYIPKIY is encoded by the coding sequence ATGAATTATCACAAAAAGGCTAATCTCACTTTAGCAACGGTTTTTATACTCTTTATTGGTGCAGCGGTAATACAACACTACAATCCCAATGACTTAAAGATCAGGCTAGTGAATTTTGTTTTAGAAGCAGCATTGGTAGGGGGAATCGCAGATTGGTTTGCGGTGACAGCGATTTTCCAAAAGCCCCTGGGCTGGGGTTTTCACACAGCTCTTATTCCTCGGAACCGAGAAAAAGTTATCGAAGCGGTTGCTTCCATGGTTCAATCTGAGCTTTTGCGAATGGATCTTATTCGTCAGAGGATTGAAAAGGTTCCCGTTATGGATTCCCTTATTAAATACCTTGATCGGAAAGGTGGTTCTGAATATCTAGCGGAGAAGCTGGCACCCTATCTTCAGGGATATTTAGAGAAACAAGCTCCCAACCAATTAGCAAAAAGGCTTTCAGACTTTTTACAAGCTAATTCTCAGGCCTGGAACTTAGCCGTGAGGCTGCAGGCTGGAAGCCGATGGGCATTAAATAAAGGATATATTGATCAAGGCCTGGATCAGATAGCAGAAGGATTATGGGATAAAGCCTCTCAAATGGAAACACGGCAAATTATTATTAAATACCTTGAAAAAATAAAACAAGAGAAAGTAAGCAACGGAGGAGCAATATTTCGTACTTTGTTAGGCTTTGTTGAAAAGTCAGACGGTTTAAACCTGGATGAAGCTGCTGACGCTTTGCAGGTTGAGTTGCTTTTGACCTTACGCAGATTAAAAGATCATAATAATCCTTTGCGTCTCAGTTTAAAGGACAAGCTGGTGGAAGAAGTGGAGTTGTTGATCGAGGATCCGGAATTTTGCACTTGGATGGATACTTGGAAAGAATCAGTATTAGCTGACCCATTGACAGAGCGCTTCTTGGAAACTGTGATTAGTACAGCCATAAAGTCTGCAATTACGCCATCGAAAACCATGGAGCCAACTGTGCTGGAGCACTTGCTTAAGCATTATATGGAGAAAATCTGGCATAACCTTAAAAACGATCAAGCTTTTTGCCAGGAGGCCAATTCCTTTCTCGTGGATATCCTTTGTCGAGTGATTTACAATGAACATGATGTCATCGGAAACATGGTGAGGGAGACGTTAGCAGAGTACACGGATCAGGATCTCAATCAGTTTGTCCAAGATAAAGCCGGGAACGACCTGCAATGGATTCGGATCAATGGTTCAATGATCGGTGGCTTTGTAGGGCTTAGCTTATTTCTATTCTTAGAGTTTATCTATAATCCCTTCGTCATGCCTGCATTGATGAATTATATACCAAAAATCTATTAG
- a CDS encoding DUF445 domain-containing protein translates to MIKKNNTRSANLTLGGITLGFFVSYPFYLQGSVIGGLISSGCSAGMIGGLADWFAVTALFRRPLGIRPSRILRTEIIPQNRERIFAALADMVQNELISQELLKRKLSAWDFSGVLLRVFQEQEVQAKMSNMLVNLLQAIRNRENQEELRGQIKELLNDNLRDLNLSQTLAEVIEFSMEHRDMDNVLQAICHTISGIIDQPAVQDALKDMIEAALKRYEDNNSTRKMIGMFLPSSAELAQGLQAKVKVTLEDGTVQKWLRDLILKFALELKTKTLLQERVDGLIFAALDSGLKTLEINNVFAGSIETGYLNHNWPRLLEKYKQNSDLRGRVNQEVKSFLDKQINNHHNAIGRIVREGLDPLTDDKLVELIEDKAGNDLQMIRINGSVVGGLAGMLIYILGMVLR, encoded by the coding sequence ATGATCAAGAAAAATAATACTCGGAGTGCAAATCTGACTCTGGGGGGTATTACTCTAGGCTTCTTCGTAAGTTATCCCTTTTATCTTCAAGGGAGCGTTATTGGAGGACTTATCTCAAGTGGCTGCAGTGCAGGGATGATTGGAGGGCTTGCTGATTGGTTTGCTGTAACAGCTCTTTTTCGGCGACCGTTGGGTATTCGCCCCAGTAGGATTTTGCGGACTGAGATTATTCCTCAGAACCGAGAACGTATTTTTGCAGCTTTGGCAGATATGGTACAAAATGAATTAATCTCACAGGAGCTGCTTAAACGTAAACTCTCGGCCTGGGATTTTTCCGGCGTATTACTGCGTGTTTTTCAGGAGCAGGAAGTTCAAGCAAAGATGAGTAATATGCTGGTTAATTTGCTGCAAGCTATCCGGAACCGGGAGAATCAAGAAGAACTTAGAGGACAAATTAAAGAATTGCTTAACGATAACCTAAGAGATTTAAATCTTTCCCAAACCCTGGCCGAGGTTATTGAGTTTTCAATGGAACACCGAGATATGGATAATGTTTTGCAGGCTATTTGCCATACAATCTCCGGTATCATAGATCAACCGGCGGTTCAAGATGCCCTGAAAGACATGATTGAAGCGGCCTTAAAAAGGTACGAAGATAATAACTCAACAAGAAAAATGATCGGCATGTTTCTGCCATCCTCAGCTGAGCTTGCCCAAGGTTTGCAGGCAAAGGTTAAAGTGACTTTAGAGGATGGGACAGTGCAAAAGTGGCTTAGGGATTTAATACTTAAATTTGCTTTGGAACTTAAAACTAAGACTTTACTTCAAGAACGAGTTGATGGCTTGATTTTTGCAGCCTTAGATTCGGGGTTGAAAACCTTGGAGATAAATAATGTTTTTGCTGGCTCCATAGAAACAGGCTATTTAAACCACAATTGGCCCAGACTTCTGGAAAAATATAAACAAAATAGTGATCTGAGAGGGAGGGTTAATCAAGAAGTCAAGAGCTTCCTTGATAAACAGATTAATAACCATCATAATGCCATCGGGCGCATTGTTCGTGAAGGCTTAGACCCTTTGACCGATGACAAGCTAGTTGAGTTGATTGAGGATAAAGCAGGCAACGACCTGCAAATGATCAGGATTAATGGCTCAGTTGTGGGTGGTTTAGCGGGAATGTTGATTTACATACTTGGGATGGTGTTACGATAA
- a CDS encoding acyl-CoA dehydrogenase family protein encodes MFDFLLTEAQKELQNEAIAFVKEKVPKQLILDMDEEKVVYPVEYLKDLGRANLLGLRFSPEYGGRGLNWVDEIGVLEEIGILGTSLACLYSLPSIVGEALARFGSEDLKQRYLKPTLEGKIYTAEALTEPRGGSDFFGATTVAVRHGEDFILNGQKRFVVGAEGADYFMVYAKTNPEGKSHESMSAFIVDRGPGVEVGHVYGLMGTRGGGAGRVVFKDVRIPGKNLLGQENRAAEIFYQMMIPERMTSAAGALGMARAALQVATAYSTKRKAFNHTIKDFQAVSFKVADSITRLDAARALVYTTARAIDSGVPAAQGRRLVSEAKKFATNTAWDVVNNAMQIMGGIGYTNVFPIERLLRDIRLIMIWTGTNEVMDLIIQHEYYKELKTELLNHRLIEEDALNAHLSEEKVYE; translated from the coding sequence ATGTTTGATTTTCTCTTGACTGAAGCCCAGAAAGAACTACAAAATGAGGCTATAGCCTTCGTTAAAGAAAAAGTTCCCAAGCAGTTGATTCTGGATATGGATGAAGAAAAAGTCGTCTACCCAGTAGAATACCTAAAGGATCTGGGCCGGGCTAATCTCTTAGGCTTGCGTTTTTCCCCGGAGTATGGCGGCCGTGGCCTAAATTGGGTTGACGAAATTGGAGTATTAGAAGAAATCGGGATTCTAGGAACAAGCCTTGCGTGCCTTTATTCCCTCCCGTCTATTGTCGGAGAGGCTCTAGCTCGTTTTGGTTCGGAAGACTTAAAGCAGCGCTATCTAAAGCCAACCTTAGAAGGGAAAATCTATACTGCCGAAGCCCTGACAGAACCTCGAGGGGGATCAGACTTCTTTGGAGCTACTACTGTGGCTGTGCGTCATGGCGAAGACTTCATTCTCAACGGGCAAAAGCGGTTTGTAGTGGGTGCGGAAGGTGCAGATTATTTCATGGTTTATGCCAAGACCAACCCTGAGGGAAAATCCCACGAAAGCATGAGTGCTTTCATCGTTGACCGTGGCCCTGGGGTAGAGGTAGGGCATGTCTATGGACTAATGGGAACAAGGGGTGGGGGAGCGGGGAGAGTTGTCTTTAAAGATGTTCGAATTCCCGGTAAGAATCTCTTAGGCCAAGAAAACCGAGCCGCTGAGATCTTCTATCAAATGATGATTCCAGAAAGAATGACAAGTGCGGCGGGGGCTTTAGGAATGGCAAGAGCCGCACTTCAAGTAGCAACGGCATATAGTACTAAGCGTAAGGCCTTTAACCATACAATCAAAGATTTTCAAGCAGTGAGTTTTAAGGTCGCGGATTCAATAACTCGCTTGGATGCTGCTCGTGCTTTAGTTTACACTACAGCCAGAGCTATTGACTCTGGAGTTCCTGCAGCTCAGGGCAGACGCTTAGTTTCAGAGGCCAAAAAATTTGCAACAAACACAGCTTGGGATGTGGTCAACAATGCTATGCAAATAATGGGGGGGATAGGTTATACAAATGTATTTCCCATAGAAAGGTTATTACGGGATATACGGCTAATCATGATATGGACAGGAACTAATGAAGTTATGGATTTGATCATTCAACATGAATATTATAAAGAATTAAAAACAGAATTATTGAATCATCGGCTCATTGAAGAGGATGCCCTAAATGCCCATTTAAGTGAAGAAAAGGTTTATGAGTAA
- a CDS encoding MerR family transcriptional regulator: MVGQPLVSISSLAQELCITPRTIRYYEEMGLLTPLHLEKMSQRLYGPRERARLILILRGKRLGFSLAEIKEMIDLYDIDRTEGLQLERAVAYGEKRLRELDEKIQELTLLKAELLDYQQQFTDLLKKRKNKNANTALED, from the coding sequence TTGGTTGGTCAGCCCCTCGTGAGTATTTCTAGTTTGGCTCAAGAACTATGTATTACCCCCAGAACTATTCGTTATTACGAGGAAATGGGTTTGCTCACTCCACTACACCTTGAAAAGATGAGCCAGCGCTTATATGGCCCTCGGGAAAGGGCCCGCTTAATCCTAATTCTGCGAGGTAAAAGGTTAGGCTTTTCTCTTGCAGAAATTAAGGAAATGATCGATCTCTATGACATTGATCGTACAGAAGGGCTCCAGCTGGAACGTGCAGTAGCTTACGGAGAAAAGCGGCTCCGAGAGCTTGACGAAAAGATCCAAGAGCTAACTCTCTTGAAAGCGGAATTATTAGACTATCAGCAACAATTTACTGACTTACTTAAGAAACGTAAGAACAAAAATGCAAACACTGCCTTGGAAGACTAA
- a CDS encoding complex I 24 kDa subunit family protein, protein MCNNPLLKDPYQQLDDYIDSIPYKKENLILILHRAQQIFGYLPDKVQWHIAQKLDLPSAKIYGVVSFYSFFTMKPRGKHVANVCMGTACFVRGSEKLQKEVESQLGIKTGQTTEDQLFSLDSVRCIGACGLAPVMTVDGKVHGRLETTADIKQALAKYRPEGTPEEAKGTNSNI, encoded by the coding sequence ATGTGTAACAACCCATTACTTAAGGATCCCTATCAACAATTGGATGACTATATTGACAGCATTCCCTATAAAAAAGAAAACCTTATTCTAATACTACATAGAGCTCAACAAATTTTCGGTTACTTACCAGATAAAGTTCAATGGCACATTGCTCAGAAGTTGGATCTCCCCTCGGCTAAAATTTATGGCGTTGTGAGTTTTTATTCCTTCTTTACTATGAAGCCCCGGGGAAAACATGTGGCGAATGTTTGTATGGGGACAGCTTGCTTTGTCCGAGGATCTGAAAAGTTGCAAAAGGAAGTTGAAAGCCAGTTAGGGATTAAAACCGGACAGACCACTGAAGATCAGCTTTTCTCTTTGGATTCGGTACGATGTATTGGGGCCTGTGGCCTTGCTCCTGTCATGACAGTGGATGGAAAAGTCCATGGACGATTAGAAACTACTGCAGACATAAAACAAGCCCTTGCAAAATATCGCCCTGAAGGGACGCCTGAAGAGGCCAAAGGTACAAATAGTAATATTTGA
- a CDS encoding NADH-quinone oxidoreductase subunit NuoF, giving the protein MKLKDTAELNELKTQSLALLKNRRISSPLTTLEALGKPRHIMVCGGTGCHASESPEIAALLKEALNQRGLSDQVEVLQTGCFGFCEKGPILEIHPDNIMYVQVSTTDVADIVEEHFIQGKQVERLLYVDPSSEQRLASDFPFYHSQLRIALRNCSYIAPEDIREYIAADGYQALAKVLFNMSPASVIEEIKKSGLRGRGGGGFPTGVKWELTSQGEAAQRYIICNADEGDPGAFMDRSILEGDPHSVLEAMLIAGSAIGATHGFIYIRAEYPLAIHRLEIAINQAREYGLLGEKILGSDFSFDVDIKYGAGAFVCGEETALIHSIEGARGEPSVKPPFPAQEGLWGKPTCVNNVETFANIPPIILRGSDWFAGIGTEKSKGTKVFALAGKVNNVGLVEVPMGTTLRQIIFDTGGGIKNHKSFKAAQTGGPSGGCIPTKYLDTPIDYESLISIGSMMGSGGLIVMDDSDCMVNIAKFFLEFTVDESCGRCTACRVGTKRLHEILTKITEGKGTLDDLDSLEQLSKIIKDTSLCGLGQSAPNPILSTIEYFRDEYLAHIVDKSCPAGVCKSLVKYKITDKCKGCTLCTKHCPANCISGSVKEPHIIDEERCLKCGVCMEKCRFGAIVHQ; this is encoded by the coding sequence ATGAAACTCAAAGACACTGCAGAACTTAATGAATTGAAAACTCAAAGCCTTGCTCTTCTTAAAAATCGGCGTATTTCCAGCCCCCTAACAACCCTTGAGGCCCTAGGAAAACCTCGACACATTATGGTTTGTGGAGGAACCGGCTGCCATGCTTCGGAAAGCCCGGAAATTGCAGCTTTACTTAAAGAGGCGCTCAATCAGCGAGGGTTATCTGATCAAGTAGAAGTGCTGCAGACAGGGTGTTTTGGCTTCTGCGAAAAAGGCCCCATTCTTGAAATCCATCCTGACAATATTATGTATGTCCAAGTTTCCACCACAGATGTTGCTGATATTGTTGAGGAACACTTCATTCAAGGGAAACAAGTGGAACGTCTTCTCTATGTTGACCCCAGCTCGGAACAGCGTTTAGCCTCAGATTTCCCTTTTTATCACAGTCAGCTCCGCATTGCCCTGCGCAATTGCAGTTATATTGCTCCTGAGGACATTCGAGAATATATAGCCGCCGATGGATATCAGGCCTTAGCTAAAGTCCTTTTCAACATGTCTCCTGCTTCAGTCATTGAAGAAATCAAAAAAAGCGGCCTCCGGGGGCGGGGAGGCGGCGGCTTCCCTACCGGGGTGAAGTGGGAATTAACCAGTCAAGGGGAAGCTGCTCAACGCTATATTATTTGTAATGCCGACGAAGGGGATCCGGGTGCCTTCATGGACCGATCTATCCTGGAGGGGGATCCTCATAGCGTCTTAGAGGCCATGCTTATTGCCGGCTCAGCCATTGGGGCAACTCATGGCTTTATCTACATCCGGGCGGAATACCCCCTGGCCATTCACCGCTTAGAAATTGCCATTAACCAAGCCAGAGAGTATGGCTTGCTGGGGGAAAAGATATTAGGCAGTGATTTCAGTTTTGATGTGGACATTAAATATGGAGCCGGGGCTTTTGTATGCGGAGAAGAAACTGCCTTGATTCATTCCATCGAAGGTGCGCGCGGAGAACCTTCTGTCAAACCCCCCTTCCCAGCTCAAGAAGGTCTGTGGGGTAAGCCAACTTGTGTGAACAATGTAGAGACCTTTGCTAATATCCCTCCTATTATTTTAAGAGGTTCGGACTGGTTTGCAGGGATTGGCACGGAAAAAAGCAAGGGAACTAAGGTATTTGCCCTAGCTGGAAAAGTTAACAATGTTGGACTGGTTGAAGTCCCAATGGGAACCACCCTCCGTCAAATAATTTTCGATACTGGCGGAGGAATCAAGAATCATAAGAGTTTCAAAGCAGCGCAAACCGGGGGGCCTTCCGGTGGATGTATCCCAACCAAGTATTTAGACACTCCGATCGACTACGAGTCCTTAATCTCCATTGGCTCTATGATGGGCTCCGGGGGATTAATTGTTATGGATGATAGCGATTGCATGGTCAATATCGCCAAGTTTTTCCTAGAATTCACTGTGGACGAGTCTTGCGGTCGATGTACAGCCTGCAGAGTAGGTACAAAACGTCTTCACGAAATTCTGACTAAAATAACGGAGGGCAAAGGAACTTTAGATGATTTAGATAGTTTAGAGCAACTTAGCAAGATTATCAAGGACACCTCTCTTTGTGGACTCGGCCAAAGTGCTCCTAACCCCATTCTTTCTACGATAGAGTATTTTAGAGACGAATACCTGGCTCATATAGTTGATAAATCCTGTCCGGCTGGAGTCTGTAAGAGTTTAGTCAAATACAAGATTACTGATAAATGCAAGGGTTGTACTCTTTGCACCAAACATTGTCCGGCTAATTGTATTAGCGGTTCCGTCAAGGAACCTCACATCATCGACGAAGAGCGTTGTCTCAAGTGCGGTGTATGTATGGAAAAGTGCCGCTTTGGTGCCATTGTACACCAATAA
- a CDS encoding NADH-dependent [FeFe] hydrogenase, group A6, producing MDIQLTINDIPLTVPAGMSILDAARTINIDIPTLCYLNLHEMRLNNHIASCRVCVVEVEGRRNLAPACSTPVFDGMVVKTDTQRAVLGRRTMVELLLSDHPKSCLTCPKNLDCDLQALAADLGVRNITYEGEESEFPIDKSSLAIIRDPNKCIRCRRCETMCNDVQTVGVYSAVGRGFETVVKTAFDLPQHETSCTFCGQCVAVCPTGALMELDQVDKVWKALNDPTRYVIVETAPAVRVALGEGFGLEPGTIVTGRMVAALRRLGFDRVFDTEFGADVTIMEEATELIHRIEHGGRLPILTSCCPAWVKFFEHQFPDLLDIPSTCKSPHQMLGVLSKSYYAETYGIDPQKITVVSIMPCIAKKYEAARPELGQDPVTPDVDIVITTRELSRMIREAGIHFDHLKEEDFDHPLGESTGAAVVFGTTGGVIEAALRTAYEWLTGKPLENVEFEPLRGMDGIKEAIIPIGERDFRIAVTHGLGNARTILEKIQSGESHYDAIEIMACPGGCIGGGGQPYHHGNLAILEARANAIYQEDRSKPLRKSHENPAVLKLYRDYIGEPYGEKAHRLLHTSFTKRPKI from the coding sequence ATGGATATACAACTTACAATCAATGACATACCGCTTACTGTTCCGGCAGGAATGTCCATCTTAGATGCAGCCAGAACTATAAACATTGATATTCCAACCTTATGCTATCTCAATCTTCATGAGATGAGACTAAATAATCATATTGCTTCCTGCCGAGTCTGTGTTGTCGAAGTTGAAGGCCGGCGAAATCTTGCGCCAGCCTGTTCTACTCCTGTATTTGACGGTATGGTGGTTAAGACAGATACTCAGCGTGCTGTACTGGGTAGAAGAACTATGGTGGAACTCCTGCTCTCAGATCACCCTAAATCATGTTTAACTTGTCCTAAAAATCTGGATTGTGACCTTCAGGCTCTGGCAGCTGATCTAGGAGTCCGAAATATTACTTATGAGGGGGAAGAATCCGAATTTCCGATTGATAAATCCAGTCTGGCGATTATTCGAGACCCCAACAAATGTATTCGCTGTCGACGCTGTGAAACAATGTGCAACGACGTTCAAACTGTAGGAGTCTACTCTGCGGTGGGCCGGGGTTTTGAAACAGTTGTTAAAACCGCCTTTGATCTGCCTCAACACGAAACGTCTTGCACGTTTTGCGGACAATGTGTAGCTGTCTGCCCCACCGGTGCCTTAATGGAACTCGATCAAGTGGATAAAGTCTGGAAGGCCCTTAACGATCCAACTCGTTATGTCATCGTTGAAACAGCCCCTGCAGTCCGGGTCGCCCTTGGAGAAGGCTTCGGTCTGGAACCGGGAACCATTGTCACTGGAAGGATGGTTGCTGCACTTCGCCGGCTGGGCTTTGACCGGGTTTTTGATACTGAATTTGGAGCAGATGTGACAATTATGGAAGAAGCTACGGAGCTTATTCATCGTATTGAACACGGCGGACGCCTACCCATTCTGACAAGTTGTTGCCCTGCTTGGGTGAAATTTTTTGAACATCAATTTCCGGATTTATTGGACATCCCCTCAACCTGCAAATCTCCGCATCAAATGTTAGGAGTCTTATCTAAAAGCTATTACGCTGAGACTTATGGTATTGATCCTCAGAAAATCACCGTAGTTTCAATTATGCCTTGTATTGCTAAAAAATACGAAGCAGCTCGTCCGGAGCTGGGCCAAGACCCTGTCACTCCGGATGTGGATATTGTCATCACAACCCGGGAACTTTCCCGAATGATCCGGGAAGCTGGAATTCATTTTGATCATCTTAAGGAAGAAGATTTTGATCATCCTTTAGGGGAATCCACCGGTGCTGCCGTGGTTTTCGGAACAACCGGAGGGGTTATTGAAGCAGCTTTAAGAACGGCTTATGAATGGTTAACGGGAAAACCCTTAGAAAATGTGGAATTCGAGCCTCTTCGAGGGATGGACGGAATTAAGGAAGCCATTATTCCCATCGGGGAGCGTGACTTCCGCATTGCGGTTACTCATGGCCTGGGCAATGCCCGAACCATTCTTGAGAAGATTCAATCAGGGGAAAGTCATTATGATGCTATCGAGATAATGGCTTGCCCCGGAGGTTGTATCGGGGGCGGAGGACAACCCTATCATCATGGAAACCTAGCAATCCTGGAAGCCCGTGCTAATGCCATTTACCAAGAAGATCGCTCCAAACCTTTGCGCAAGTCCCATGAAAACCCTGCGGTTCTCAAGTTATATAGAGATTATATCGGCGAACCTTACGGAGAGAAAGCTCATCGATTACTTCATACTAGCTTTACCAAGCGCCCAAAAATCTAA
- a CDS encoding tRNA threonylcarbamoyladenosine dehydratase encodes MQHKFSRTELLIGPSGQEKLQQSSVMIFGIGGVGSFTVEALARAGIGHLILVDFDDICLTNINRQLHALHSTVGEAKVEVMKRRIQEINPSAKVEAFKEFYSVTDADRFLDSNLSYVVDAIDTVSSKVSLAKECLLRGIPFISSMGAGNRLTAENYRVADLSKTSGDPLAKAMRKLLRKEGITKGVKVVFSPDLPLTPFTSDEDCSTNCICPGGDAPCAVKRQIPGSISFVPSVVGLLIAGEVIRDLLNNSTTAQV; translated from the coding sequence ATGCAACACAAATTCTCTAGAACAGAGCTTCTTATTGGCCCTTCCGGTCAAGAAAAGCTGCAGCAAAGCAGTGTGATGATATTTGGGATTGGTGGCGTTGGCTCTTTTACAGTCGAGGCCTTGGCCCGTGCCGGAATTGGTCACTTAATTCTGGTTGACTTTGATGATATATGTCTGACAAATATTAACCGACAACTACATGCCCTCCATTCTACAGTTGGAGAGGCCAAAGTGGAGGTCATGAAACGACGGATTCAAGAGATTAATCCATCTGCCAAGGTAGAAGCTTTTAAAGAGTTCTATTCAGTGACAGATGCCGACCGTTTTCTGGATAGCAATCTAAGCTACGTCGTTGATGCCATTGATACTGTATCGAGTAAAGTTAGTTTGGCCAAAGAATGTTTACTTCGCGGTATACCTTTCATTTCCAGTATGGGGGCCGGTAATCGCCTTACCGCCGAGAACTATAGAGTTGCCGACCTCTCTAAGACAAGTGGGGACCCCCTGGCTAAAGCTATGCGTAAACTTCTGCGTAAAGAAGGTATCACCAAAGGGGTAAAAGTTGTATTTAGTCCTGACCTGCCATTAACCCCCTTCACTTCCGATGAAGATTGTTCAACAAATTGTATCTGCCCGGGTGGAGATGCCCCCTGTGCTGTGAAACGTCAGATTCCTGGAAGCATATCTTTTGTCCCGTCTGTTGTGGGTCTCCTTATTGCCGGAGAGGTTATTCGGGATTTACTGAACAATTCTACAACTGCTCAAGTTTAA